GCCTCTCCCGGGAGACGGAGACCTCCTTGTCAGGAACAGGTGAGCggccccctccacccccccggccccgcggcggccccTTCCGGCTCCTCGCACCCTGTGGCCTGCTCCCTCACTTTGGAGACCGGCTCCGAAGCTGTACCAGCTGCCATCTGGCGactgttaatttaattttattattattgttgttgttttgaacGGCTGGTGCTACAGACTGGTCGCCCCATCCACGTGCGCGGGGGTGAGAATTCCTCCTCCGCCGCCCTTTCTTCGGCGGGGGTGTGTGCGGGGGATACGCGCAGCTCCTGGCGTGCGCCTGCCCCGAGCAAGAGAAACACCTCCGGGGCCCAGTGCCAAAGCGGGGAAGCGGCAAGTTTTGTGCTCAGTGAGCGCCGAGGAGGGAGGGAGACGCCGGGAAGCCCTTGAGAGTCCCTCCCAGGTCGCCGCTTGGGCTCGGTACACGCACGTAGTCCCCGGGGCGTGAGTGTATCCCTGTCGTACTCACGCACCTCTCTGGGGACATCAACCTGGAGCCGCGTGTCCCCGACATCCCAGATGTGCGTGGAACCCCCGCGCCAGCCCTCTCCTCCGTGCGGCCCCGCGCTGGCTCCCCCCCGTGCCCttttccccacccccaccccggTGCGGCCTGCCCGCCGCTAACCCTCAGCCAGCCGTGACTCACCAGGGCGGCAGAGGCCCGGGCTCGCCGCCCTGCCAGCCTTGGCCGCCGCGGCACCACCCCCGCCTCCGCGCCCCGAAAGcgggcgggggggagggggcagggcgGCCGCCCGTCCTcggcccgccccggcccggccggccGCGGCCTGGTTCGGCAGGACGCGAGCTCGGGGTTGTTGTCGACTTTTAGAGTGGAGTCAGGTCGGGCGGAGAGTGAAAGAGGTGACATTTTGCTTAACATAATGCGCCGTAAATCCAGGGCCAGCTCTACGACTGCGCGTCCGGCGCGGTGACCAGCTCGCCACGAAATGAAGACCTTGAGGACAAAACGTGCCTTTACCCAGTTGTCTCTATAAGCCTGTTTGTTCGTAGTGGTTCCTTACTAGACGCTGTTGTTCCTTAAGCTAAAAGTAAGCCTGTTAAAGTTCCGAGTTTTCTCTACCCACGAGGGGAAGCTGAAACTCAGGGAACTTCGGAGCAGACTGCGTGGCTAACGCGGAAGAGAGCAGCACTCTCAGGTTCTTGTCAAGCAAGGAAATAGTAACGCACAGTTTGCCGTGCTCTTAGTTGGAGctgaaaaatgttaagaagCCCTAAGTTGGCTTGAGAACAGTGCTGGAAGTTCTGTTAAGGCAGTGTGTTATACCTGtattgtgtgtgtatatgcGTAATCTCTAGCGTGTGTCCTTATGTAACACATAAATGTGTAGTAAATaaatgcaggaagaaagaaCAGGGACTCTTCCAGGAGCTGACAAGAAAGCTTCGGTGGCCCTTTAATCCTGATGCTGACATCTCCCACTAGGATTTCTCAGACCAAAATTCCCTCCAAACCTCAAAGTCTAAAACATTGTGTTGTTGCATCCACTAATGCCCATGAAACAGTAATGGCATGAAACAGCCATCTGGCCAGAGTTTAAATTCCTTCTTGTGGAAGGGGTCGAAAGACTTGAGATACAAGTAGCAAGTCCCTACTTGGGTAATGCAAGGCAGAGTGACATCCTCGCTTCTCAAATATCACCCGCCCCACACACTATTCCCCACACTTGGAATCTTTCTCATTCTCTCCCCATCCTTCCTgtgaatttaaaacatttattccGTTTTTATACAGCTTCCATTGTAacccttcctctttctctttgctgtttGTCCCCCTGAGTTCTAGGGGGACGTGCACACCTCATGGTAAAAGAGCTGAGGTGCAGAGCTCGAACTAGGCTGAAGGCAGGAGCTGGTCCACGGATTCAGGCAGGCAATTACGGGTTTTAACACATCAGCCTGTTACACCCGTTTCTGTAGAGACACACGCACAAGTGGGGatggaagggagggagaggtgAGTGATGAAGTCTAGATTTAGAGTTCATAcattttgtattatttgtggCATTTCCTCtctatttcttattattttcagGGGAACATCACAAAAGACATGGGATCATGTTACTGAAAAACATTCTCTATatacaggctgcagcagggagcaggttCTGAATGTTTCCCCCTCTTGTCATGCTGGGGAAGCGTTTTCCCATCCCCAGAGGATGAGTTGCTGTCTctatttagttttttttaataaaaaaacaaaacaaaacacaagctcTGAACGGAACTATACATTTTGTAGAAGGtagaaacaaagcaataaaGGACTTGAGTTCCAGGAGTACATTTGTGGATTTGTTCATTTTCATCCCAGTCATGCCCATTAATAGTATTAATTGCTTTGAGCTTTTCATGCAAAATAATCCTCATCCACCACAATATAATCTGGTTTTGGATTTAGGGAAATGGGAAATCACAATATGCTGAGTTCCTGTATGGataggtatttaaaaataagatgcagTTAGGGGGaactttctttccctctttcttccttAGAGAACTAATCCCACAACCCTTGTTTCtacatattaataaataaataaatcatttattcagaaattcttcaaaacattatttaaagcattttttatttatttaactttgaTTCTGTgtaggagaagagaaggggaaaaggtgAATAAAAAATCCTTAGCAGAGCCATTTAAGCTTTGTTAGTCCTGTTTTGGAGTGGAGGGGGCACGGTTCCTCCATTTTATTGCAGGAGAAGGACCCAAAGGCTATGGAGCTTTGGTCCTTCTTAAAGTTGTTGGGAGATTTTTGAGATTTTCTTGAGGAAGTGACACATTTCATTTCCAGACTACTTGTAGGGATTTACTGTTGGCCTGGAAGATGGGGACAAAGTTTACAGAAAAGCGAGTGAGAGGGGTTAAGAAAGTTTTTGAACGAAGGGACTAATGGATCACAGTTGGAAAAGTGAAGGACTATTCCTGCTGAGTGTTTGGTCTAGTGTCGTTTTTTTTGCATAGTACTGGTTTGGATGactttgttttgtctgtgtttgaggctgcagtgctggttttcagtgtttcaggcTTTGTTGTGGTAGGAAAAGTAGCATTTCCTCCCCTCGGTGGTGTCCTCCTGTTTTCTGTAATAAACAATCCGAGGGGGTTCAACACTGTGGAGTATAAATAAGACGGTGACTCAATGGGCGTTATTATTTTGGGAAAAGCCACTCtctagttgttttttgtttggggtttttttcccttcatgttTACGTCTTGAAACACTGAGGGAGAAAGCCTCGATTAGAAACTGCTAAATTAAATAGCAAGTATTaaataagaaagtaaaatgaCAATACAGAAGGTCTGGAAGGGGTCTTAAAACCCATCAGCACCCCAAATAGTTGTTACTTCTTCGCTCTCCTTTTCTTAGTCTCAGAAGTTAGTAAAATGGTCTTCAACTTGTAAGTCGTACTTATTcctacttttaaaagaaaaataatctaagaaACTGCGGGTGCATCCTGTCACCTCTCTTCTGTCAACTGGAATGACAAGGCAAATTAGAcaatatgttttaatttaatagaCGCTGCATATGAACGTTTTAATGTGGAAGAAATCTAAGAGActaaacagtttaaaaaaaatataaaatattccttACGATGTGAACAGGAGTTTTGAATTTGCACACAATAAAAAGggagtgtaaaaaaaataaaaaaataggggGGGAGGGCTGGACGGCAGGCTGTATTGATTAATAATGATGAGCCCAAGAGCCCAGGGAGAAGCATTTCCCGTGGCTCAGCAGCCCCGCGGAGAACGGGAGGGTGCACgcgtgtctgtgtgtgcagaagGCGGCGGGGACGAGCCCCCCGCCCAGCGGGGCAGCGCACACGTCTTTGTCCGCCCTAGCCCCTGCCAGCGCGGCAGAGGGGcagcggcgggcagggccgaGCGGGGGACTCGCCGCTCCTTCTCCCACCGCACGGCTCCGTAGGCGGGCGGGGCTGCGGCGATCGGGCGCAGGACAGGGGATGCGGGGCAGCCGGACCCCCTGCCGCCCCGCATCCCCTGCCCGGCGCCCGGTCGCCCCCGCGCCGCCGAGATCGCCGCACCTTGCCCGGCGCGGGGGTGGGCGGCCGGGCAGCACCAACTTGCGTCCTTTGGCCACCGTGACTGTACGCACAAGTTGCGGTGCAGCCCGGGCGGGGAAGGATTTGCATCTTTTCCGGctcaaaaacaaaagcaacgGTGCGTGCGCTGGAGTCCTGTTCGGCAGGCGTCTGGCCCACCGCACGACTTGCCTCTTCCCCTCACGCAAAGTTTTTGTCCTCAGAGGGTTATTCACTTGCCTTTGTGCTATCCCCGCTGCCCTGCAGCGCTGAGAAGGGGAAACTTCCAAGGGGGGGGAGAGCTTGTTACTGTTACCGCGGCTGTGCCCGGCCTTTTCGACGGTGCACTGCCCCAGCCAAGGACACGGCTGCTCCGCACCCTGCGAAAGCAGATGTGCGCCGGCAGCGTGGGGAGGGAGACGCAGCCCAGCGGGGAACAGGGACCTGCCTATCGAGCTGGGCccgggggctgctgcggggACAGAGTCAGCGCCTGGGTCCTGGCCTGACAGATAGCCAGAGCCCCCGGTTGGGCGAAGGGATGAAAGCGAGGAGGGAGCGAGCCACGGCTCCCCGCCGGCCTCTCACCCTCAGCTCCCTTCCACGCAAACTGGGGTGTAACAGCGGGAGGAAGCTAGTGCAGCGCCGGCACGTCTCGCCTCGGTGCTCCGAGCCCTTCTCCCTGGCACCCGAGGGACACGGCTTGCCTcggaagctgctgctctgttaCCAATTTTTGTACATCTTTTAGTTGTACTGCATGGGAGTTACCTTAAGGCAGGGTAATAGAGGAATTTTTGTATATAGGAACAAAACATGAGCATTTTTTTATTGCGGCTGAGCAACGAATTAAAGGCAGAATTAAAAAGAGCAACGGTCATTTTCACCTATTTTATACATCTATATGTTTATGCTTGGAtgtctttttatatatatcgCATTACGTTGTTGAAAGTTTCAGGCTCCCCATGCTgtaaagaatgaaagaaatcaAATGACTAAAGCTGTTTTTATTCTCCTTGCTCTGTGTGCAAGCAGTTTAAAACTACACACACATATGATTTGAGCCTATTGCTAACTGCAACAATTGAAAGAGCCCTGTTTGCATacttctgcagcttttgcaTGGCACCAGGTACACCATTCAAATCGTCACTTCTATGTGTAGTAACAGTCCTGGACTTTTCTGTtgcatgtgtttctttttgacATTTTCCAGTTAACAGAATCTTTTCCAGTCTCACTCACTGTGCCTTTGTAGAGATACTCTTatgttgttggatttttttaaggtgTAACTAAAATATTATTCGTGTTAAGCAAGATAATAACTTTCTTTTAGGCATTATCCCTTAGTGCTTAATCAAGTTGTGATAATGTCTCTTattaactttttcttaaaaaaataaattagcatcCATTTTCACCTGTTAGAGGTCAGTAGGACTTGATATTCAGTCTTATAATTTTAGTCCTTCTGTGCAAGGTTGTTTTGATGTGTTGCAAGTAAtttctataaagaaaaatattttaacgTTGACATTAGCTACATCAAAAGGCAAATTTGCTGTAGTGACTCCATCAATTAAAAGGTACTTGCCTACAGTAACATGACCTTGCAAGTGACATCGATAGTTAATATGATCGTTAGTCATTAACAGTATTATTATAttcaaaaatgtaaatttcttGCCAGAATCCACATATTTACCGCTTTGCACGTTTtattcttcagtgttttcacaTCTTGTATAAAGTGGTCaattaattttcatcttttactcttatacagaattatttttagtttgctttgtttggtcAAAAGGacctgaggaagagaaaagttggcttttggttttttccttttttttttttttcttttaacgAATTCATCTTTAATTCTAGAGTAACAGAATGTAAACTACAGAAGTCTGATGGAAATAGTCTGTGGAGTGTATGCATTATAccaataatcagaaaaaaagtctcATACTAATCCcacaaatttaaattaaagGTTTCTCATGTGACAAAGACTTGATAAGGAGTAAatctttttaatacatttttgttttcttctagatTTGTCGGCATTAATGCATCCGATATAAACTACTCAGCTGGTCGATATGACGCATCAGTTAAACCCCCGTTTGATATAGGTTTTGAAGGTGTTGGGGATGTGGTAGCGTTAGGGCTCACTGCTAGTGCTGATTATACAGTGGGTCAAGCTGTGGCCTACGTGAAAGCAGGTTCCTTTGCTGAATACACAGTTGTGCCTGCCAAACATGCAGTTCCTCTACCCTCTGTGAAACCCGAGTTTCTTACTTTAATGGTAAGTGGTGCTACTGCATACATCAGTTTGaaagagctgggagagctgtCTGAAGGCAAGAAAGTTCTGGTGACAGCAGCGGCTGGAGGAACAGGCCAGTTTGCTGTGCAGCTTGCAAAGAAGGCAAAATGCCACGTGATTGGAACCTGCTCCAGTGATGAAAAGGGTGGTTTTCTGAAATCCATTGGCTGTGACCGTACGATCAActataaaactgaaaatgttgaaTCTGTTCTTAGGAAGGACTACCCCGAAGGTGTGGATGTTGTGTATGAATCTGTTGGGGGAAAGATGTTTGACTTGGCTCTGAACTCCTTGGCTACCAAAGGGCGCCTGATAGTTATTGGGTTTATCACTGGCTACCAAAACCCTACTGGCCTCCAGCCCATTAAAGCAGAGTTACTGCCAGCAAAACTATTGAAGAAGTCTGCCAGCATCCGGGGTTTCTTCTTGAACCATTACCTTTCCGAATACAAAATGGCTCTGAAGCACTTGCTCGAGATGTATGAAAGAGGAGACTTGGTTTGTGAGGTGGACTTCGGAGACATGTCTCCAGAGGGCAAGTTCACTGGCCTGGAGTCTGTGTTCCGTGCTGTAGATTACATGTACATGGGAAAAAACATTGGAAAAATTGTAGTTGAATTACCTCACTCTGTCAACAGTAAGCTGTAAAAACAGAACAATGATATAaatcagaagagagaaaatgggCACTTTATGCCTCAGAATTACTAGgaacaatttccttttttaagctTGGTAATTGAtactatattaaaaaacagcatTAAGGTGTTAAtaaaaagttttgtgtttttttccttttcttaaaagtGCTTAAATCAGTGGCTGCAGTACAGACTTAATGGGCCTGTGTTTGATTCTGTCACTTAGGCTAGCATGAGACAAGAATATTGTTCTTGACAGAGTAAGTCTTGATGCAGAGGCAGATTTAATCTGTTGGACTGGTTTGATAATACTTCATATGTAGTTCAGATTAGAACTAAATTATTTCAGCCACtttaattctgtgatttaaaaataaaataattagaacAAGACTAAGTAAGGAGTTATCTTGTGGTTGCTCCATTAATCTCTTCaagtttctggaaaaaattatgCTCTTCATTTTTTGTCACAAACACGATAATCATAATTCAGTTGCATCATGGATCATAGTAATATTCCTTGACTGGTTACACAGGGAACATTTATCCTCCAATTCTGACATGTCAGTAATATTAAGAAGAGCAACttgactttttttaattatgtcttTCGTAACTATAAACAACTgtgcaattttcttttaaatctttaacTACAAGTTGCAACACAGTCTCATTTTTTAGCCTTTTCATTTGCTACTGTTACTGTTTACTGTGGGGTCCTTCCTTCAGTCAGTATTACAATTGTGTTAGAGTGGGTTTTTGAGCCATTTTTATGTGTTCGGGtcctgtatatttttttaagaattaataaAGCTAAAAAAGCTATTTACGTATTTGTGGCATTTATTCATATTGACATGGTTCTTGCTGACTAGGTCCTTTGTAGATATTCTCTGTATTGTAGAGTTCTGTGACCAATGATTCTTGTGACTTCCCACGatcatgctgctgcttctacTTTTACCTAATATCGCTTCTGCAGAAGCCCTTTTACAAACAGCAAGAGCATTTTAAACCTACAGCCGCAGTACCTCATACGTAGTGGGTGcagttaaaatgttttgtaaagTTTTGAAAATTCTTCCTCACTTAATAGATATTAACGGTACATGCAGTGGGAATTCTAGCTAAAAGTGTAATATTTTCCAgaacaataaaatacattaaactaTGCTTCttctacatattttctttcttttttttttttttttttttttttccatagcagaCTTTAAGATTTGGAAGGCTGATTTTGTGACATCCTTTGAAATTATATACATTTGTATGCAGTTGGAGAAATGGAAATTTCTTAAGAACATACACCTAATAATAAACATAACAATAGACCGATAATGTCTGGAGGTTGAAGGAAAAAGTCCAGAGTAAACTTGATTTTGAGGCATTATTCAGGACTGACTGTACACATTTTGAAAGTAACATGTAGGAAAAACTTATATTTTACTCAGTAGTGCAGATGAGAGAGAAAGTACTTTTAACTTTGAGTTAACgtattttagttttaattttcgTTGCATGTGTCATTCGCATCCTAAAGAATTGTGTGCAACAAAGGACTGTCCCTTTTTTGAGACATGACTACTGGGTTTAGTCCCACTTTGGAGGATTCTGGGGAAAGGCAGAATGGCTTGAGCCATGTTACCATTACTCTTTTACTCAAGCTTGAGCatcaaaacactgatttttcttttcaccaagatctgcttttagaaacatacttcctctttcctctctaaCATTACAAATATTGTGGTGGGTTGTATTTTGCATAATTAGAAAGGTATATTGGCTTTCCAGATGGATGCTAGAAAGATGCAGGCACTCAAGTACCTTACAGGATCAAAGCATAAAAACTTCTCACTATTGTTTTCCTAAGCACATGGTTTCTTTTCTTGTACAGAGAAAAGGCATTGCCCTTGGTCAAAAAATgcatctttaattaaaaaaaaaaaaaaaaaaaagatagactCTTTGGGGTGTACTagggcaaaacaaaaatacaataataCCTTTAGTTACAACTGTGATATGCACGGAAGAGTTGCACAGGTAACAATTTTTCACACTTAGTTTCTACAGGCAAATGCAAAAACCCATCTAAGTGGTGTTGATCACTGTCAGTCCAATAGATGCAGGTGTTTTCAGGCAGTGAAttccaaatgtttttgttattaaaaagtattattgTAACAGTATTCTGTTTAGACATACAGCcttctactttatttttaatatgttgttTCATATATAACATTAAGTAATACAACTGCCCCAACTCCTTTGCTGGTCAAAACAAGGGAAGAGTGGAACCTTTAGAAGGTTcgtgtgtttgtgtgtttatgTATGTTCTGACATGacattttgttggttttaattttggCTTCAGGCTTATTTAGCACTTTCATACTGACTACAGCATTAGTAAAAAGTTCAAATTTGTTATACGCAGAACTTGTATAGCCAGTGTACTGGTTTCATAGgccttttgttgtttggttttggctgtGGCCATTAAGCTTGTCCTCTTCATTAAATACCTATGTTAAGCTAAAGGGGTAACAGGGTGTACATGATTGCTCTTCCACAAGTGAATCCAGAATGAAGAAGtgattgttgtttttaaagataCAACTTCTGTCATTTAGATTGCTGAAAGAGAACATTATCGACAGGGAGAGGgtgaaaagtatttctgaaatatgcAGATAAGGCTTTTCTCCTGAGATTCATAATAATTTTTGGTTTGCAGGGGGGAAAAAGCTTCTCTTTATTTAAGAGTATATTCTGCAAACTTAGATTTATGGGAGCAGGGCTGACTTTGAATAAGTAATCTATGATGgatttaaataatgtttaaatattAGATGGATAGGAAAATGTATATGGCATGCACACACTGAGAGGTTTAAATGATGATAGGACATTGAACatacaaggaaaagaaatactgtagaGTCACAGCAAGGGATTAATAACAATACACTTAATATGCTTGCAAAAAAGGTGTATTAAAAGCTGTGTGCACAGTGGGGACTTAAATGattagaaataataatacatttgCCTGGGAAGTACTAAGTATACTATATGTAGAGAGCAGGgatttaaataataatactaTTAATAATAGCAGCTCATTGAGATGTGGTTGCTAGCACTACATCCTAATTTTACCTTTCTAAATGAATTTGCTACAGAGGAATCTGGCATTGTTTGCCGAGGCTAATAACAGAATTTCCCTTTCCTACACATATGCTTCcatggaaaaacaacaaagaagtaGATGAAGAGCTggcttttttcctcagtctgtCACATGTGTGCATGCGCACGCTCACACGGACACACACGTACTCACTCACTCCTGGCCTGCAACCCTCAGCACATTTTACAGATATGCTTCCTACTTAATTCCTAGGCTGGAATCTCCTCATACCTTTTTGAATTAAGTTAGGTTTCTACCAGGCAATAGTTTGCCACGTATTTGTACATGTGCCtatgtgtgtataaatatataaatctaTTAagttgtatatattttataagtGGATATAAATAACTTCTGTGTCATATAAATACATCTAATTACAGTGTCTCAAGGAAAAGTTTGCAGTAGTGTTTGCAGATACTCTCTATATATTTCTACTTCTGTCTGAGGAGTAAAGAAATTTCTCTGCTGAATAACTGTTAGTATCTATTTTACAAGATTTACTCATTTTCAGGTACCTAATGTAGCTGCTAGCATGCATGCACAACAATACAATTTATATGGTAAATGGAACCAAATAATGGCTTCACTGAATGTTATGGCTGCACTGAAGGGAAATGTCACGGTAAATAGCTGCCAAATTATGGATCATGCCGAAGTGTCACAACTGCACTAAAGACAAATAGCACTAGAGGCTATTGCCACTGTGACGCTTTTGAGTTATGAAGAAGAGGAGCAGCCTGATGTGAGCCTCTTTGTGTTCTCATTATAGCAAAGGGTTACTGGTGCAGTGTACAAGAAAACCTAGTCCTACGTGGTGGCTAGTTATTAATCTGTTCTTTTAGAATCTAACAACTGTAGCAAACCAGAAAatcttttccttgctttatgaatacatatacacacacacaaacaaagaaaaacctgcAGGTTTTATGAATGTAAATGTGTACGGGAAATGACTGGTAATGGAAAAATgttgtaataaaataatctaatcAAAGAATATTATTAAATTTAACATCGTATGTGTCTGAAAGCTTTAGATGCTTCTTATGCAGATAGATGTGTGAAATATAAGCAATAATGCACTTTCTCTCTTTGTAAAGACTTGAGTAGTAAGGACATTACCAACTAAATTGCTTCTTCTAAACTGAAGTGTGTCCCggtttctttcatttta
This Apus apus isolate bApuApu2 chromosome 2, bApuApu2.pri.cur, whole genome shotgun sequence DNA region includes the following protein-coding sequences:
- the PTGR3 gene encoding prostaglandin reductase 3, with the translated sequence MSLSAKSGAWLSSRAASCWWRRQKPPSCAAAGPAWSYFGGSQPRPILDMSYSRHFLDFQGSSIPSSMKKLVVTKLSQNFREAVTLRQDSPVPLPGDGDLLVRNRFVGINASDINYSAGRYDASVKPPFDIGFEGVGDVVALGLTASADYTVGQAVAYVKAGSFAEYTVVPAKHAVPLPSVKPEFLTLMVSGATAYISLKELGELSEGKKVLVTAAAGGTGQFAVQLAKKAKCHVIGTCSSDEKGGFLKSIGCDRTINYKTENVESVLRKDYPEGVDVVYESVGGKMFDLALNSLATKGRLIVIGFITGYQNPTGLQPIKAELLPAKLLKKSASIRGFFLNHYLSEYKMALKHLLEMYERGDLVCEVDFGDMSPEGKFTGLESVFRAVDYMYMGKNIGKIVVELPHSVNSKL